One window of Streptomyces sp. SUK 48 genomic DNA carries:
- the trmD gene encoding tRNA (guanosine(37)-N1)-methyltransferase TrmD produces MRLDVVTIFPEYLDPLNVSLVGKARHRGQLAVHLHDLRAWTYDRHNTVDDTPYGGGPGMVMKTEPWGDALDTVLADGYESGAHAPALIVPTPSGRPFTQELAVELSERPWLIFTPARYEGIDRRVFDEYATRMPVYEVSIGDYVLAGGEAAVLVITEAVARLLPGVLGNAESHRDDSFAPGAMANLLEGPVYTKPPVWRDRDIPDVLLSGHHGKIARWRRDEALRRTTRNRPDLIERCDPKVFDKKDREMLSILGWEPDPDGHSYGRFWRRAPGMEE; encoded by the coding sequence ATGCGCCTGGACGTCGTCACGATCTTCCCCGAGTACCTGGACCCCCTGAACGTCTCGCTCGTCGGCAAGGCCCGCCACCGCGGACAGCTCGCCGTCCACCTCCACGACCTGCGCGCATGGACGTACGACCGGCACAACACGGTCGACGACACGCCGTACGGCGGCGGCCCCGGCATGGTCATGAAGACCGAGCCCTGGGGCGACGCCCTGGACACCGTCCTGGCCGACGGCTACGAGAGCGGCGCCCACGCCCCCGCGCTGATCGTCCCCACCCCCAGCGGCCGGCCCTTCACCCAGGAACTCGCGGTGGAGCTCTCCGAGCGGCCCTGGCTGATCTTCACACCGGCCCGCTACGAGGGCATCGACCGGCGTGTCTTCGACGAGTACGCCACCCGGATGCCCGTCTACGAGGTCTCCATCGGCGATTACGTCCTCGCCGGCGGCGAAGCGGCCGTCCTCGTCATCACCGAGGCCGTCGCCCGGCTGCTGCCCGGCGTCCTCGGCAACGCCGAGTCGCACCGCGACGACTCCTTCGCGCCCGGCGCCATGGCGAACCTGCTGGAAGGCCCCGTCTACACCAAGCCGCCCGTCTGGCGTGACCGGGACATCCCGGACGTGCTGCTCAGCGGCCACCACGGCAAGATCGCCCGCTGGCGCCGCGACGAGGCCCTGCGCCGTACGACCCGCAACCGGCCCGATCTCATCGAGCGCTGCGACCCGAAGGTCTTCGACAAGAAGGACCGCGAGATGCTGTCCATCCTGGGCTGGGAGCCGGATCCGGACGGTCACTCGTACGGCCGATTTTGGCGCCGGGCCCCCGGCATGGAAGAATAA
- the rimM gene encoding ribosome maturation factor RimM (Essential for efficient processing of 16S rRNA), with product MQLVVARVGRAHGIKGEVTVEVRTDEPELRLAPGAVLATDPAATGPLTIETGRVHSGRLLLRFAGVTDRTGAEALRNTLLIADVDPEEMPEGEDEYYDHQLMDLDVVTEDGVEVGRITEISHLPSQDLFIVERPDGTEVMIPFVEEIVAEIDLAEQRAVITPPPGLIDDRAEIASSREAGVAESEEGEPKESEPKESEPEESEPGDDA from the coding sequence GTGCAGCTGGTAGTCGCACGGGTCGGCCGTGCCCATGGCATCAAGGGCGAGGTCACCGTCGAGGTACGTACCGACGAGCCGGAGCTGAGGCTGGCCCCCGGCGCCGTACTCGCCACGGATCCCGCCGCCACGGGACCGCTGACCATCGAGACGGGCCGCGTCCACAGCGGCCGTCTGCTCCTGCGCTTCGCGGGCGTCACCGACCGGACCGGCGCCGAGGCCCTGCGCAACACGCTCCTGATCGCCGACGTGGACCCGGAGGAGATGCCGGAGGGTGAGGACGAGTACTACGACCATCAGCTGATGGACCTGGACGTGGTCACCGAGGACGGCGTGGAGGTCGGCCGGATCACCGAGATCTCGCACCTGCCCTCGCAGGACCTGTTCATCGTGGAGCGCCCGGACGGCACCGAGGTCATGATCCCCTTCGTGGAGGAGATCGTCGCCGAGATCGACCTGGCGGAGCAGCGGGCCGTCATCACGCCCCCGCCCGGCCTGATCGACGACCGCGCCGAGATCGCCTCCAGCCGTGAGGCGGGAGTGGCGGAGTCCGAGGAAGGCGAGCCGAAGGAGTCCGAGCCGAAGGAGTCCGAGCCGGAGGAGTCCGAGCCGGGGGACGACGCGTAA
- a CDS encoding RNA-binding protein, with the protein MLEEALEHLVKGIVDNPDDVQVASRDLRRGRVLEVRVHPEDLGKVIGRNGRTARALRTVVGAIGGRGVRVDLVDVDNVR; encoded by the coding sequence ATGCTCGAAGAGGCGCTTGAGCACCTCGTGAAGGGCATCGTCGACAACCCCGACGATGTGCAGGTCGCCTCGCGCGACCTGCGCCGCGGGCGTGTGCTGGAGGTTCGGGTGCACCCCGAGGACCTCGGCAAGGTGATCGGCCGCAACGGTCGTACCGCACGCGCTCTGCGTACCGTCGTGGGCGCCATCGGCGGTCGCGGTGTCCGCGTCGACCTGGTCGACGTGGACAACGTCCGCTGA
- the rpsP gene encoding 30S ribosomal protein S16, with product MAVKIKLKRLGKIRSPHYRIVVADSRTRRDGRAIEEIGKYHPTYNPSVIEVDADRVAYWLGVGAQPTEPVLAILKKTGDWQKFKGEPAPAPLLVAEPKPARPSFDALGGDDDAKGEAITQKKKAEKKDEAAAESESTGA from the coding sequence GTGGCAGTCAAGATCAAGCTGAAGCGTCTGGGCAAGATCCGTTCGCCTCACTACCGCATCGTCGTCGCCGACTCCCGTACCCGCCGTGACGGCCGGGCCATCGAGGAGATCGGCAAGTACCACCCGACCTACAACCCGTCGGTCATCGAGGTGGACGCCGACCGCGTGGCGTACTGGCTCGGCGTCGGCGCCCAGCCGACCGAGCCCGTTCTCGCCATCCTGAAGAAGACCGGCGACTGGCAGAAGTTCAAGGGCGAGCCCGCCCCGGCGCCGCTGCTCGTCGCCGAGCCGAAGCCGGCCCGTCCGTCGTTCGACGCCCTCGGTGGCGACGACGACGCCAAGGGTGAGGCCATCACTCAGAAGAAGAAGGCTGAGAAGAAGGACGAGGCCGCGGCTGAGTCCGAGTCGACCGGGGCCTGA
- a CDS encoding SAM-dependent methyltransferase: protein MTASLVRQYPPPVDPTAQEDAEARARDWAEIQERMLVPLHEAVYERLDVGPDTRLLGLRCGAGLALLLAAARGAAVTGTDPCPGLLALARERLRPSHGGAPRAELLHDSPAGAGSGGPYDLITALDPVRCPSGDPQALGALLTRALPGAASGTAVVLAGWGPQERCATSTVLRVAAKLADPLRSNGGWRPARRDDLEEAAQRAGLRPDGSGRVSCPFGYADRDSAVRGLLSTGLFDAAIAATDAEQVGKELAEALHPYRRADGTVRMPNVFRYLIARVP from the coding sequence ATGACAGCTTCGCTCGTACGGCAGTATCCGCCCCCCGTGGATCCCACAGCTCAGGAGGACGCGGAGGCCCGTGCGCGGGACTGGGCCGAGATACAGGAACGCATGCTCGTCCCGCTCCACGAGGCCGTGTACGAACGGCTCGACGTGGGCCCGGACACCCGTCTGCTCGGCCTGCGCTGCGGCGCGGGCCTCGCCCTGCTCCTCGCGGCCGCCCGGGGCGCCGCCGTCACCGGCACCGACCCCTGCCCCGGCCTCCTGGCCCTCGCCCGGGAACGGCTGCGCCCGTCGCACGGCGGCGCCCCGCGCGCGGAACTGCTCCACGACTCGCCGGCCGGCGCCGGGAGCGGCGGGCCGTACGACCTGATCACCGCGCTCGACCCGGTCCGCTGCCCCTCGGGCGACCCGCAGGCGCTCGGCGCCCTGCTCACGCGGGCCCTCCCCGGCGCGGCGTCCGGCACCGCCGTGGTGCTCGCCGGCTGGGGTCCGCAGGAACGTTGCGCCACCTCCACCGTGCTGCGGGTCGCGGCGAAACTGGCTGATCCTTTGCGCAGCAACGGCGGCTGGCGCCCGGCCCGGCGGGACGATCTGGAGGAGGCCGCCCAGCGGGCGGGGCTGCGCCCGGACGGCTCCGGGCGGGTCTCCTGCCCGTTCGGATACGCCGACCGGGACAGCGCGGTGCGCGGACTGCTGTCCACCGGGCTCTTCGACGCGGCGATCGCGGCGACCGACGCCGAGCAGGTCGGCAAGGAGCTGGCAGAGGCCCTGCACCCGTACCGCCGCGCCGACGGCACCGTCCGGATGCCCAACGTCTTCCGCTATCTGATCGCCCGCGTCCCGTGA
- the ffh gene encoding signal recognition particle protein, which yields MFDTLSDRLSATFKNLRGKGRLSEADIDATAREIRIALLEADVALPVVRTFIKNVKERALGAEVSKALNPAQQILKIVNDELVTILGGETRRLRFAKQPPTVIMLAGLQGAGKTTLAGKLGRWLKEQGHSPLLVACDLQRPNAVNQLSVVAERAGVAVYAPEPGNGVGDPVKVAKDSIEFAKTRVHDIVIVDTAGRLGIDQEMMQQAADIRDAVSPDEILFVVDAMIGQDAVNTAEAFRDGVGFDGVVLSKLDGDARGGAALSIRQITGKPIMFASNGEKLDEFDAFHPDRMASRILDMGDLLTLIEQAEKTFSQEEAAKMASKLASKKGQDFTLDDFLSQMEQVRKMGSISKLLGMLPGMGQIKDQIQNIDERDVDRTAAIIKSMTPGERQDPTIINGSRRARIAKGSGVEVSAVKGLVERFFEARKMMSRMAQGGGMPGMPGIPGMGGGPGRQKKQQKKAKGKQRSGNPMKRKQQELEDAQRRETAAQNGNAFQLPQQGAEEFELPDEFKKFMG from the coding sequence GTGTTCGATACCCTCTCCGACCGCCTCAGCGCGACTTTCAAAAACCTCCGCGGCAAGGGCCGGTTGTCCGAGGCGGACATCGACGCCACGGCACGCGAGATCCGCATCGCGCTCCTCGAAGCGGACGTGGCCCTGCCGGTCGTCCGTACGTTCATCAAGAACGTCAAGGAGCGTGCCCTCGGCGCCGAGGTCTCCAAGGCGCTGAACCCGGCGCAGCAGATCCTCAAGATCGTCAACGACGAGCTCGTCACCATCCTCGGTGGCGAGACCAGGCGCCTGCGCTTCGCCAAGCAGCCGCCCACCGTGATCATGCTCGCGGGTCTCCAGGGTGCCGGTAAGACCACCCTCGCGGGCAAGCTCGGCCGCTGGCTCAAGGAGCAGGGCCACTCCCCGCTGCTCGTCGCCTGTGACCTCCAGCGCCCCAACGCCGTCAACCAGCTCAGCGTCGTCGCCGAGCGCGCGGGCGTCGCCGTGTACGCGCCGGAGCCCGGCAACGGCGTCGGCGACCCGGTCAAGGTCGCCAAGGACTCCATCGAGTTCGCGAAGACCCGGGTCCACGACATCGTCATCGTCGACACCGCCGGCCGCCTCGGCATCGACCAGGAGATGATGCAGCAGGCCGCGGACATCCGCGACGCGGTCTCCCCGGACGAGATCCTCTTCGTCGTCGACGCGATGATCGGCCAGGACGCCGTCAACACGGCCGAGGCGTTCCGCGACGGCGTCGGCTTCGACGGTGTCGTCCTCTCCAAGCTCGACGGCGACGCCCGCGGCGGTGCCGCGCTGTCCATCCGGCAGATCACCGGCAAGCCGATCATGTTCGCGTCGAACGGCGAGAAGCTCGACGAGTTCGACGCGTTCCACCCGGACCGGATGGCCTCCCGCATCCTCGACATGGGTGACCTGCTCACCCTGATCGAGCAGGCGGAGAAGACCTTCAGCCAGGAAGAGGCCGCCAAGATGGCCTCCAAGCTGGCGTCCAAGAAGGGCCAGGACTTCACCCTGGACGACTTCCTGTCCCAGATGGAACAGGTCAGGAAGATGGGCTCGATCTCCAAGCTGCTCGGCATGCTGCCGGGCATGGGGCAGATCAAGGACCAGATCCAGAACATCGACGAGCGGGACGTCGACCGCACCGCCGCGATCATCAAGTCGATGACCCCGGGTGAGCGCCAGGACCCGACGATCATCAACGGCTCCCGCCGCGCCCGTATCGCCAAGGGCTCCGGCGTCGAGGTCAGCGCCGTGAAGGGCCTGGTCGAGCGGTTCTTCGAGGCCCGCAAGATGATGTCCCGGATGGCCCAGGGCGGCGGCATGCCGGGCATGCCGGGAATCCCGGGCATGGGCGGCGGCCCCGGCCGGCAGAAGAAGCAGCAGAAGAAGGCCAAGGGCAAGCAGCGCTCCGGCAACCCGATGAAGCGCAAGCAGCAGGAGCTGGAGGACGCCCAGCGCCGCGAGACCGCGGCCCAGAACGGCAACGCCTTCCAGCTGCCGCAGCAGGGCGCCGAGGAGTTCGAGCTGCCGGACGAGTTCAAGAAGTTCATGGGCTGA